Proteins found in one Rhodovulum sp. MB263 genomic segment:
- a CDS encoding ABC transporter permease, with amino-acid sequence MDLSAINPVVLIASLMVAATPILLAALGELVVEKAGVLNLGVEGMMITGAICGFAAAVETGSPAIGFLAAMLGAALLSLVFGLLTQVLMSNQVATGLALTLFGLGLSALIGQRYVGLKPPATARLDLGTLSDIPVLGRILFSHDLVVYLSLALVAAVWAFLRFTRAGLILRAVGENHDAAHALGYKVVRIRLAAIAFGGACAGLGGAYLSLVRVPQWTEGMTAGAGWIALAIVVFASWRPTRVLLGAYLFGGVAVLQLNLQAAGVAVPVELLSASPYLVTILVLVIMSADRGRAALNAPASLGRVFHAST; translated from the coding sequence ATGGATCTTTCGGCAATCAATCCGGTCGTGCTGATCGCCTCGCTGATGGTCGCGGCGACGCCGATCCTGCTGGCCGCCCTCGGCGAGCTGGTGGTCGAGAAGGCGGGCGTGCTCAATCTCGGCGTAGAGGGCATGATGATCACCGGGGCGATCTGCGGCTTTGCCGCCGCGGTCGAGACCGGAAGCCCCGCCATCGGCTTTCTCGCCGCGATGCTGGGGGCGGCGCTGCTGTCGCTGGTCTTCGGGCTTCTGACCCAGGTGCTGATGTCGAACCAGGTCGCGACCGGGCTGGCGCTGACGCTGTTCGGGCTCGGCCTCTCGGCGCTGATCGGGCAACGCTATGTCGGCCTCAAGCCGCCCGCGACCGCGCGGCTCGATCTCGGCACGCTCTCCGATATTCCGGTCCTGGGCCGCATCCTCTTCTCGCATGATCTCGTGGTCTATCTCAGCCTTGCCCTAGTGGCCGCCGTCTGGGCCTTTCTGCGCTTCACCCGGGCCGGGCTGATCCTGCGCGCGGTCGGCGAGAACCATGACGCGGCCCATGCGCTCGGCTACAAGGTCGTGCGCATCCGGCTGGCCGCCATCGCCTTCGGCGGCGCCTGCGCCGGGCTCGGCGGCGCCTATCTCAGCCTCGTGCGGGTGCCGCAATGGACCGAAGGCATGACCGCGGGCGCAGGCTGGATCGCGCTGGCGATCGTGGTCTTCGCCTCCTGGAGGCCGACCCGGGTGCTGCTCGGGGCCTATCTCTTCGGCGGCGTCGCCGTGCTGCAGCTGAACCTGCAGGCGGCGGGCGTGGCCGTGCCCGTCGAGCTCTTGTCCGCTTCGCCCTATCTGGTAACGATTCTGGTTCTGGTCATCATGTCGGCCGATCGCGGCCGCGCGGCCCTGAACGCTCCGGCATCGCTCGGCCGGGTCTTCCACGCCTCGACCTGA
- a CDS encoding LysR family transcriptional regulator produces the protein MDMEFRTLRVFVEVVRAGGFSAATGRVNATQSTISKAVRQLEDEIGMPLLIRGPAGIALTAAGEIVFQRAQTLLAGRETLKTELQELAGLKRGLLRIGLPPIGSSELFAPVFTLYRQRYPGVDIKLVEHGSDRLEELLRASEIDLAASLLPVSEEFDWLAMRRDPLVALMAPDAALAQVPGPLTLADLRDMPFILFDSGFALNRIIRAACARHGFEPEVTARSSQIDFIIRLAAAGLGVAFLPRLIARARVHVPVAQVPLDEPGTDWAMATLWRRGAYLPHAARAWLDIAADDPAGAGPAP, from the coding sequence ATGGATATGGAATTCAGGACGCTCAGGGTCTTTGTCGAGGTGGTCCGTGCCGGAGGGTTCTCGGCCGCCACCGGGCGCGTGAATGCGACACAGTCAACGATCAGCAAGGCGGTGCGCCAGCTCGAGGACGAGATCGGCATGCCGCTGCTGATCCGCGGCCCTGCGGGGATCGCCCTTACCGCGGCGGGCGAGATCGTGTTCCAGCGCGCGCAGACCCTGCTGGCCGGACGCGAGACGCTGAAGACCGAACTGCAGGAGCTGGCCGGGCTGAAACGGGGGCTGTTGCGGATCGGGCTGCCGCCGATCGGGTCGAGCGAGCTTTTCGCGCCGGTTTTCACGCTTTACAGGCAGCGCTATCCCGGCGTCGACATCAAGCTGGTGGAGCATGGCAGCGACCGGCTGGAGGAGTTGCTGCGGGCCAGCGAGATCGACCTCGCCGCCTCGCTGCTGCCGGTATCGGAGGAATTCGACTGGCTGGCGATGCGGCGCGATCCGCTGGTCGCGCTGATGGCGCCCGATGCGGCGCTGGCGCAGGTGCCCGGGCCGCTCACCCTGGCCGATCTGCGCGACATGCCCTTCATCCTGTTCGACAGCGGGTTCGCGCTCAACCGGATCATCCGCGCCGCCTGCGCCCGGCATGGCTTCGAGCCCGAGGTCACGGCCCGCTCGAGCCAGATCGACTTCATCATCCGGCTGGCCGCGGCAGGGCTGGGCGTGGCCTTCCTGCCCCGGCTGATCGCCCGGGCGCGGGTGCATGTGCCGGTCGCACAGGTGCCGCTGGACGAACCCGGCACCGACTGGGCAATGGCGACGCTCTGGCGACGCGGCGCCTATCTGCCCCATGCTGCCCGCGCCTGGCTGGACATCGCCGCAGACGATCCCGCCGGGGCCGGCCCGGCGCCGTAG
- a CDS encoding BMP family ABC transporter substrate-binding protein, with amino-acid sequence MKLKAILAGAALALGLAGAAQAQDKTKIGFVFVGPIGDGGWTYEHNQGRLAVEKEFGDRIETVYQESVPEGADAERVLTQMALSGAKLIFTTSFGYMDPTINVARKFPDVKFEHATGYKRAENVGTYSARFYEGRAVQGLIAGRMTKSNIVGYIASYPIPEVVRGINAAYLHAKKVNPDVQFKVIWAYTWFDPAKEADAATALIEQGADVILQHTDSTAPQAAAEKAGNVITFGQASDMAEYAPSPRVSSIIDNWAPYYIERIQAVLDGTWESDDTWDGIGPGMVKIGEISSAVPEEVKAEALALKASLASGEYHPFTGPLNKQDGSPWLAEGEVADDDTLLGMNFFVEGLTVEIPQ; translated from the coding sequence ATGAAACTCAAAGCGATTCTGGCCGGTGCCGCGCTTGCCCTCGGGCTGGCCGGAGCGGCACAGGCCCAGGACAAGACCAAGATCGGCTTCGTCTTCGTCGGCCCGATTGGCGACGGCGGCTGGACCTACGAGCATAACCAGGGCCGGCTGGCGGTCGAGAAGGAATTCGGCGACAGGATCGAGACCGTCTATCAGGAAAGCGTCCCCGAAGGCGCCGATGCCGAGCGCGTGCTGACCCAGATGGCGCTGTCGGGGGCCAAGCTGATCTTCACCACCTCTTTCGGCTACATGGATCCGACCATCAACGTCGCCCGGAAATTCCCGGACGTGAAGTTCGAACACGCGACCGGCTACAAGCGCGCCGAAAATGTCGGCACCTATTCGGCCCGGTTCTACGAAGGCCGCGCCGTGCAGGGGCTGATCGCCGGCCGCATGACCAAATCGAACATCGTGGGCTATATCGCCTCCTATCCGATCCCCGAGGTCGTGCGCGGCATCAACGCGGCCTATCTCCATGCGAAGAAGGTCAATCCCGATGTCCAGTTCAAGGTGATCTGGGCCTATACCTGGTTCGATCCGGCCAAGGAGGCCGATGCCGCAACCGCCCTTATCGAACAGGGCGCCGATGTGATCCTGCAGCATACCGACTCGACCGCGCCGCAGGCTGCCGCCGAGAAGGCCGGCAATGTCATCACCTTCGGTCAGGCCTCTGACATGGCCGAATATGCGCCTTCGCCGCGGGTCTCCTCGATCATCGACAACTGGGCCCCCTATTACATCGAGCGCATCCAGGCCGTGCTGGACGGCACCTGGGAAAGCGACGACACCTGGGACGGGATCGGCCCCGGAATGGTCAAGATCGGCGAGATCTCGAGCGCGGTGCCCGAGGAGGTCAAGGCCGAGGCGCTGGCGCTGAAGGCCTCGCTCGCCAGCGGCGAGTATCATCCCTTCACCGGGCCGCTGAACAAGCAGGACGGCTCGCCCTGGCTGGCCGAAGGCGAAGTCGCCGATGACGACACCCTGCTCGGCATGAATTTCTTCGTCGAGGGCCTGACGGTCGAGATCCCGCAATAA
- a CDS encoding CidA/LrgA family protein codes for MTTRLLTRRLRIAVRRSLTVQIGILVGFWLAGEAAVRLSGLSLPGGLVGMAAALALLGSGLLRTGTLRRGANWFLAEMLLFFVPAVLAVLNHREFLGLLGLQILLIIVLGTLSVMAVTALTVELCCRWGIGGDGQPSALD; via the coding sequence TTGACGACGCGCCTTCTTACGAGACGGCTTCGCATTGCCGTGCGGCGGAGCCTGACGGTGCAGATCGGCATTCTGGTCGGTTTCTGGCTGGCCGGAGAGGCTGCGGTCCGGCTGAGCGGGCTGTCGCTTCCGGGCGGTCTGGTGGGGATGGCGGCGGCGCTGGCGCTGCTCGGTTCGGGGCTTCTGCGGACGGGGACGCTCCGGCGGGGCGCGAACTGGTTTCTGGCCGAGATGCTGTTGTTTTTCGTGCCGGCCGTTCTGGCGGTGCTGAACCACCGGGAGTTCCTCGGGTTGCTTGGTCTGCAGATCCTGCTGATCATCGTCCTGGGGACGCTTTCGGTCATGGCGGTGACCGCGCTGACGGTCGAGCTGTGCTGCCGTTGGGGGATCGGGGGCGATGGACAGCCTTCTGCACTGGATTGA
- a CDS encoding HNH endonuclease, with protein MVKLVLLHKADSIYEDEPDIVYDFPRPYLKAVEEAVGDWIVYYEPVKAGPRGYFAVAKIGRVIPKPGAEGRFLAMIAPGSFLPFDREVPRLLNGRPMEAALTDPDGRPKKGGAQQLAVRRLAEADFARIVDLGLPPQLERIEATRYDPQPAELAEDAGLFERPVLERLTRRPYRDVAFRRKVRAAYGYRCAMSGLMLRNGGGRPEVQAAHIRPVERQGSDSVRNGLALSGTLHWMFDRGLISVAEDCETILVSHNKVPGDVSRRLLAPGGKLVRPEDARNAPHPENLRWHRENVFGRGLPDGPAPWEDRA; from the coding sequence ATGGTGAAGCTGGTCCTCCTTCATAAAGCCGACTCGATCTACGAGGACGAACCCGATATTGTCTACGATTTCCCAAGGCCCTACCTGAAGGCCGTCGAGGAAGCGGTCGGGGACTGGATTGTCTATTACGAGCCGGTCAAGGCCGGACCGCGCGGTTACTTCGCGGTGGCGAAGATCGGGCGCGTGATCCCGAAGCCCGGCGCCGAGGGCCGGTTCCTCGCGATGATCGCGCCTGGCAGCTTCCTTCCGTTCGACCGGGAGGTGCCGCGTCTGTTGAATGGCCGGCCGATGGAAGCCGCGCTGACCGACCCCGACGGGAGGCCGAAGAAAGGTGGTGCGCAGCAGCTCGCCGTGCGGCGGCTGGCCGAGGCGGATTTCGCGCGCATCGTCGATCTCGGACTGCCGCCGCAGCTCGAGCGGATCGAGGCGACGCGTTACGACCCGCAGCCGGCAGAGCTGGCCGAGGATGCCGGACTTTTCGAGCGCCCGGTGCTCGAGCGGCTGACGCGGAGGCCCTATCGCGACGTCGCTTTCCGCCGGAAAGTCCGCGCGGCCTACGGCTACCGATGCGCCATGTCCGGCCTGATGCTGCGGAACGGCGGCGGACGGCCCGAGGTTCAGGCGGCGCATATCCGGCCTGTCGAGAGACAGGGCAGCGACTCGGTGCGCAACGGGCTGGCGCTGTCGGGCACGTTGCACTGGATGTTCGACCGGGGCCTGATCTCGGTGGCAGAGGATTGCGAGACGATCCTCGTTTCGCACAACAAGGTCCCCGGCGACGTGTCGCGACGGTTGCTGGCGCCTGGCGGCAAGCTCGTCAGGCCCGAGGACGCGAGGAACGCGCCGCATCCGGAGAACCTGCGCTGGCATCGGGAAAACGTCTTCGGCCGCGGTTTGCCCGACGGACCGGCTCCATGGGAGGACCGCGCCTGA
- a CDS encoding lytic murein transglycosylase, translated as MTRYRSLAPSLGVALGVALGLGGPADAMLERVPRPLPRPDTLEMSKSPRPEIRSAVVAALARTGAPDTVADEARGFPGWVAGFRGRALAQGIGPGVFDRAFADASFQADVIRRDRNQSEFVRPIWDYLDNAVSETRVRNGRAALAQYGAVLDRIEARYGVDKEIVAAIWGMETSYGSYRGSAPIVSSLATLAYEGRRAAFFEAQLMAALKIIQSGDTDARHMTGSWAGAMGHTQFMPTSYLDHAVDFDGDGRRDIWSDDPTDALASTAAYLAHFGWTRGQPWGVEVQLPRGFDHRLADRSVKRMPSDWARLGVRDMDGRAVRDYGRAAILQPAGARGTAFMIFDNFRVIARYNPADAYVIGVGHLADRLKGGGPIRGSWPRDDRALASAERKELQERLTRAGFDTGGVDGRIGPNTVSALRAYQSAVGMIPDGYASMAVLRRLR; from the coding sequence ATGACCCGATACAGATCCTTGGCCCCAAGCCTTGGGGTTGCCCTCGGGGTTGCCCTTGGCTTGGGCGGACCCGCCGATGCGATGCTGGAGCGCGTGCCGCGCCCCTTGCCCCGCCCGGACACGCTGGAAATGAGCAAGAGCCCCCGACCCGAGATCAGGTCCGCCGTTGTCGCTGCGCTGGCCAGGACGGGCGCGCCCGACACTGTCGCCGACGAGGCGCGGGGCTTTCCGGGCTGGGTCGCGGGCTTTCGCGGCCGGGCGCTGGCGCAGGGCATCGGCCCGGGCGTCTTCGACCGGGCCTTCGCGGACGCGAGCTTCCAGGCCGACGTGATCCGGCGCGACCGCAACCAGTCGGAATTCGTCAGGCCGATCTGGGACTATCTCGACAATGCGGTGTCCGAGACCCGGGTCCGGAACGGCCGCGCGGCGCTGGCGCAATATGGTGCGGTGCTGGACCGGATCGAGGCGCGCTACGGTGTCGACAAGGAGATCGTCGCCGCGATCTGGGGCATGGAGACCTCCTATGGCAGCTATCGCGGCTCGGCACCGATCGTCTCGTCTCTGGCGACGCTGGCCTATGAGGGGCGCCGCGCCGCCTTCTTCGAGGCCCAACTGATGGCGGCGCTGAAGATCATCCAGTCGGGCGATACCGATGCCCGGCACATGACCGGAAGCTGGGCGGGCGCGATGGGTCATACCCAGTTCATGCCGACCTCCTATCTTGACCATGCGGTCGATTTCGACGGCGACGGGCGGCGCGACATCTGGTCGGACGATCCGACCGACGCGCTGGCCTCGACCGCGGCCTATCTGGCGCATTTCGGCTGGACCAGAGGGCAGCCCTGGGGTGTCGAGGTGCAGCTGCCGCGCGGCTTCGATCACCGGCTGGCCGACCGTTCGGTCAAGCGGATGCCCTCGGACTGGGCGCGTCTCGGGGTGCGCGACATGGACGGCCGGGCGGTCCGCGATTATGGCCGCGCGGCGATCCTGCAGCCCGCGGGCGCGCGCGGCACGGCCTTCATGATCTTCGACAATTTCCGCGTGATCGCGCGCTATAACCCGGCCGACGCCTATGTGATCGGGGTGGGGCATCTGGCCGACCGGCTGAAGGGCGGCGGCCCGATCCGGGGCTCCTGGCCGCGCGACGACCGGGCGCTGGCTTCGGCCGAGCGCAAGGAGCTGCAGGAACGCCTGACCCGTGCCGGTTTCGATACCGGGGGGGTCGATGGCCGGATCGGCCCGAACACGGTCTCGGCGCTGCGGGCCTATCAGAGCGCGGTCGGGATGATCCCCGACGGTTATGCCAGCATGGCGGTGCTGCGGCGGCTGAGATAG
- a CDS encoding LrgB family protein → MDSLLHWIEPFGPVLGWSLLTVGFYLLAKRVYRRWPRWWLMPLAVAPALLTITVLALHETYRDYIRGAGWLMLMLGPATVAFAVPIYEQRALIRRTWPVLLVGMVAGSATAVAVSWGLASLFGLDQSLRLSLLPRSISTPFAMEVSADIGGLPDLTAVFVVMTGVLGAALGDLVLAWLPVRSALARGALLGVAAHGAGTARAHQIGRAEGSVAGLVMVLVGLLNVCLAPLVVSAVRVVSG, encoded by the coding sequence ATGGACAGCCTTCTGCACTGGATTGAGCCCTTCGGGCCGGTTTTGGGCTGGTCGCTGCTGACTGTCGGCTTCTATCTTCTGGCCAAGCGGGTCTACCGGCGCTGGCCGCGCTGGTGGCTTATGCCGCTGGCGGTCGCGCCCGCGCTGCTGACGATCACGGTGCTGGCGCTGCACGAAACCTATCGCGACTATATCCGCGGCGCGGGCTGGCTGATGCTGATGCTGGGACCCGCGACCGTGGCCTTCGCGGTCCCGATCTATGAACAGCGCGCCCTGATCCGGCGCACCTGGCCGGTGCTGCTGGTCGGAATGGTGGCGGGCAGCGCGACGGCAGTGGCGGTCAGCTGGGGGCTGGCAAGCCTCTTCGGGCTGGACCAGAGTCTGCGGCTGAGCCTGCTGCCCCGGTCGATCAGCACGCCCTTCGCGATGGAGGTTTCGGCCGATATCGGCGGGTTGCCCGACCTGACGGCGGTCTTCGTTGTGATGACCGGCGTTCTGGGCGCGGCGCTGGGCGATCTGGTGCTGGCCTGGCTGCCGGTGCGTTCGGCCTTGGCGCGGGGCGCGTTGCTGGGGGTCGCCGCGCATGGTGCGGGCACCGCCCGGGCGCATCAGATCGGCCGGGCCGAAGGCTCGGTGGCGGGGCTGGTGATGGTTCTGGTGGGTTTGCTGAACGTCTGCCTGGCGCCGCTTGTGGTTTCGGCAGTCCGGGTCGTCTCGGGCTGA
- the rnr gene encoding ribonuclease R: protein MTRIPAKTEILDWIAAHPGQTSKRDIAKAFGLKGADRIDLKRLLKELEDEGHLEKRKRSYRDPDRLPPVTVLQILAPNADGDLFARPLEWHGEGAAPKVLYLPRQSDAALGEGDRILAKLQEVRAEDHQYEARLIRKIGANPKRILGIFRKATEGGRIVPIDKGADKEWTVAASLTHGAKDGELVEAELAGPRGRMGLPRARIVERLGDPTAPKAVSLIAIHQRGIPDDFPDEVIAEADRAKPAGLGTREDLRSLPLVTIDPADARDRDDAVLAMPDDDPANPGGYILWVAIADVAHYVTPGSRLDREARRRGNSSYFPDRVVPMLPDRLSGDLCSLHEGVPRACMAVRMKIDASGHKLSHRFTRGLMQSAGAFAYEEVQAAEDGTPSERIAPLLEEVIHPLYAAYRALIRAREARQPLDLDLPERRIELSDEGKVASVKFRDRLDAHRLIEEFMVLANVAAAEELTRLQRPLLFRVHEEPSPEKLDALREVAGASGFTLAKGQVLHTRQLNDLLDQAMGTEFSELINLSTLRSMTQAYYFPENFGHFGLALKSYAHFTSPIRRYADLIVHRALISAHGWGRDGLSPEDVDELEATAKHISETERRSMAAERDTTDRYLAAYLSERVGNEFGGRISGIARFGAFVSLDETGADGLIPIRELGREYFHHDRDAQTLMGADTGLVIGIGQRVTVRLAEAVPVTGGLTFELLSIEDRAVPRGPGRGRGKPVRRKVARSKAKSDKVRRKVKRTRR from the coding sequence ATGACCCGCATCCCCGCCAAGACCGAGATCCTCGACTGGATCGCCGCCCATCCCGGCCAGACCTCCAAGCGCGACATCGCCAAGGCGTTCGGGCTGAAGGGGGCTGACCGCATCGACCTCAAGCGCCTGCTGAAGGAGCTCGAGGACGAGGGCCATCTGGAAAAGCGCAAGCGCAGCTATCGCGACCCCGACCGGCTGCCGCCGGTGACAGTGCTGCAGATCCTCGCGCCCAATGCCGATGGCGATCTTTTTGCCCGGCCGCTGGAATGGCATGGCGAGGGTGCGGCGCCGAAGGTGCTGTACCTACCCCGGCAAAGCGATGCGGCGCTGGGCGAGGGCGACCGGATCCTGGCCAAGCTGCAGGAGGTCCGCGCCGAGGATCACCAATACGAGGCGCGGCTGATCCGCAAGATCGGCGCGAACCCGAAACGCATCCTGGGGATCTTCCGCAAGGCCACCGAGGGCGGGCGGATCGTCCCAATCGACAAGGGCGCCGACAAGGAATGGACGGTCGCGGCCAGCCTGACCCATGGCGCGAAGGATGGCGAACTGGTCGAGGCCGAACTGGCGGGGCCGCGCGGCCGGATGGGGCTGCCCAGGGCCCGCATCGTCGAGCGGCTGGGCGATCCGACCGCGCCGAAGGCGGTCAGCCTGATCGCCATTCATCAGCGCGGCATCCCCGACGACTTCCCCGACGAGGTGATCGCCGAGGCCGACCGCGCCAAGCCCGCCGGGCTGGGCACCCGCGAGGATCTGCGTTCGCTGCCTCTGGTCACCATCGACCCGGCGGATGCGCGCGACCGCGACGATGCGGTGCTGGCGATGCCCGATGACGATCCGGCGAATCCGGGCGGGTATATCCTCTGGGTCGCCATCGCCGATGTGGCCCATTACGTGACCCCGGGCTCGCGGCTCGACCGCGAGGCGCGGCGGCGGGGCAATTCCTCTTACTTCCCCGACCGGGTCGTGCCGATGCTGCCCGACCGGCTGTCGGGCGATCTGTGTTCGCTGCATGAGGGCGTGCCGCGCGCCTGCATGGCGGTCCGGATGAAGATCGACGCCTCGGGCCACAAGCTGTCGCACCGGTTCACCCGCGGGCTGATGCAATCGGCCGGTGCCTTCGCCTATGAGGAGGTGCAGGCGGCCGAGGATGGCACGCCCTCGGAGCGCATCGCGCCCTTGCTCGAGGAGGTGATCCACCCGCTTTACGCCGCCTATCGCGCGCTGATCCGGGCCCGCGAGGCGCGCCAGCCGCTGGATCTAGACCTGCCCGAGCGCCGGATCGAACTGTCCGACGAGGGCAAGGTGGCCTCGGTGAAGTTCCGCGACCGGCTGGATGCGCACCGGCTGATCGAGGAATTCATGGTGCTGGCCAATGTCGCCGCCGCCGAGGAACTCACCCGGCTGCAACGCCCGCTTCTGTTCCGGGTCCATGAAGAGCCGAGCCCCGAAAAGCTCGATGCGCTGCGCGAGGTGGCGGGCGCCTCGGGCTTCACGCTGGCCAAGGGGCAGGTGCTGCATACCCGCCAGCTGAACGACCTGCTCGATCAGGCGATGGGGACCGAGTTTTCCGAGCTGATCAACCTCTCGACGCTGCGCTCGATGACCCAGGCCTATTACTTCCCCGAGAATTTCGGCCATTTCGGTCTGGCGCTGAAATCCTATGCCCATTTCACCTCGCCGATCCGGCGCTATGCCGATCTGATCGTGCACCGGGCGCTGATCTCGGCGCATGGCTGGGGCCGGGACGGGCTCAGCCCCGAGGATGTCGACGAGCTCGAGGCCACTGCCAAGCATATCAGCGAGACCGAGCGGCGCTCGATGGCGGCCGAACGCGACACCACCGATCGCTATCTCGCCGCCTATCTCTCCGAGCGGGTGGGCAACGAATTCGGCGGCCGGATCTCGGGGATCGCGCGGTTCGGCGCCTTCGTCTCGCTTGACGAGACAGGGGCGGACGGGCTTATCCCGATCCGCGAGCTGGGCCGGGAATATTTCCACCACGACCGCGATGCCCAGACCCTGATGGGCGCCGATACCGGGCTGGTGATCGGTATCGGCCAGCGGGTGACGGTGCGCCTCGCCGAGGCGGTGCCGGTGACCGGGGGCCTGACCTTCGAGCTTCTGTCGATCGAGGACCGGGCGGTGCCGCGCGGGCCCGGGCGCGGCCGGGGCAAGCCGGTGCGGCGCAAGGTGGCGCGGTCCAAGGCGAAATCGGACAAGGTCAGGCGCAAGGTCAAGCGGACGCGGCGCTGA
- the dapE gene encoding succinyl-diaminopimelate desuccinylase — protein MTTSTDPVALTAELIRCRSVTPTEGGALELLAERLAAAGFQCRRIDRNGTANLFARWGAKGHEKTFGFNGHTDVVPAGDTAAWTADPFGAEIRDGQLWGRGATDMKSGVAAFVAAAIDFVTDTPPDGAVVLTLTGDEEGEATDGTIALLDWMQTEGEHMAVCLVGEPTCREAMGDMMKIGRRGSMTAYFNARGIQGHAAYPQRAQNPVPALARLVQRLDAYSLDQGTRHFDPSTLAVTTFDTGNPATNVIPGQCRATVNIRFNEAHSSESLADWLTAEAARVTEETGIEIGIEIKVSGESFVTPPGPLSGLVADAVEAETGRRPELSTSGGTSDARFVKDLCPVVEFGLVGKTMHQVDERVETAQIEELKRIYTRILGGYFG, from the coding sequence ATGACCACCTCCACCGACCCCGTTGCCCTCACCGCCGAGCTGATCCGCTGCCGGTCGGTCACGCCCACCGAAGGCGGTGCGCTCGAGTTGCTGGCCGAGCGGCTCGCGGCCGCCGGGTTCCAGTGCCGGCGGATCGACCGGAACGGCACCGCGAACCTCTTCGCCCGCTGGGGCGCGAAGGGCCATGAGAAGACCTTCGGTTTCAATGGTCATACCGATGTCGTGCCGGCGGGCGACACCGCCGCCTGGACGGCCGACCCGTTCGGCGCCGAGATCCGTGACGGCCAGCTCTGGGGCCGGGGCGCGACCGACATGAAATCCGGCGTCGCGGCCTTCGTCGCCGCTGCCATCGATTTCGTGACCGATACCCCGCCCGACGGTGCCGTCGTCCTGACCCTGACCGGCGACGAAGAGGGCGAGGCCACGGACGGCACCATCGCGCTTCTGGACTGGATGCAGACCGAGGGCGAACACATGGCTGTCTGCCTCGTCGGCGAACCGACCTGCCGAGAGGCCATGGGCGACATGATGAAGATCGGCCGGCGCGGCTCGATGACGGCCTATTTCAACGCGCGGGGGATACAGGGCCATGCCGCCTATCCGCAGCGCGCGCAGAACCCGGTCCCGGCGCTGGCACGGCTGGTGCAGCGGCTCGATGCCTACAGCCTCGATCAGGGCACCCGGCATTTCGACCCCTCGACGCTGGCCGTGACCACCTTCGATACCGGCAATCCGGCGACCAATGTCATTCCGGGCCAGTGCCGGGCCACCGTCAATATCCGTTTCAACGAGGCGCACAGTTCGGAAAGCCTCGCCGACTGGCTGACCGCCGAGGCCGCCCGGGTGACCGAAGAGACCGGCATCGAGATCGGGATCGAGATCAAGGTCTCGGGCGAAAGCTTCGTCACGCCCCCGGGCCCGCTGTCCGGTCTGGTGGCCGATGCGGTCGAGGCCGAGACCGGCCGCCGTCCCGAGCTTTCCACCTCGGGCGGCACCTCGGATGCGCGTTTCGTCAAGGATCTGTGCCCGGTGGTCGAATTCGGGCTGGTGGGCAAGACCATGCATCAGGTCGACGAACGGGTCGAGACTGCCCAGATCGAAGAGCTGAAGCGGATCTATACGCGCATCCTCGGGGGTTATTTCGGCTGA